One Rhododendron vialii isolate Sample 1 chromosome 2a, ASM3025357v1 genomic region harbors:
- the LOC131312085 gene encoding (E,E)-geranyllinalool synthase-like, giving the protein MESSPFSIETLVKKVREEIFSTFDVYNSFVSVSAYDTAWLAMIPAENPNKFEQCCGPMFKGCLEWVLNNQKEEGFWGERDMNGLPTIDTLPSTLACIVALKKWNLGDTNINKGLAFVRENLETLLKERHHSLPRWFTIVFPAMVELAQATGLGVADEVKGVLADVLLKREQFLETEGDVNDYQCYPPLLSFLEALPSTRNIDREIILKSLNQDGSLFHSPSATAYAFMATGERKCKEYLERLVRRCPRGVPPMYPMDEELIKLSLVNQVTRLGLAEHFSGEIEVILSEAYRSYKRPQTRVDNLKPAKLYKDSLAFRLLRMHGYDITPRSFCWFVHDEEILAHIERNSGYFMSAMLNIYRATDLMFSGENELKEARSFARKLLEKNMRTRCEEDGLLEMPSFHEVVEHELSLPWIARLDHLDHRFWIEANDHVDALWIAKASFYRLSCLHNDKLMKLAVENYKLRQSIYQRELEEVTRWSKEWGLSEMGFGREKTTYCYFAVAASSSLPRGSAVRLIVAKSAILITVADDFFDMKGSLDDLQSLNEAVQRWDGKGLCGHGRIIFEALDGLVTDIAKKHLRQQGSDITDNLRDIWRETFGSWLVETTWSNNGFIPSMEEYLETGMISIANHTIVLPASCFLNPNLPNHKLKPSQYEPVTKSLMASSRLLNDIQSYQKEQLDGKANLVLLHLKGNPKAEIEDSISYVKGMLDEKKTELLEHALMDYGSNDLPKPCKLLHLSCLKVFQMFFNSSNRFDSDTELFDDIKRGIYIPPENPAPRRIPSPFKMETKCSKVKARVIGESKYQGSRNFNTGQNFARSATPIPVGREKVIIPPKFGLCFPATKDFQWTAGVRGNFGRAFLLGRGY; this is encoded by the exons ATGGAATCCTCACCATTTTCCATTGAAACTCTAGTTAAGAAGGTCAGGGAAGAGATTTTCTCAACCTTCGATGTTTACAACTCATTTGTTTCCGTGTCTGCGTATGATACTGCATGGCTGGCCATGATTCCAGCTGAAAACCCTAATAAGTTCGAGCAATGCTGCGGCCCTATGTTCAAGGGTTGCTTGGAATGGGTTTTGAATAACCAGAAAGAAGAAGGGTTTTGGGGGGAGAGAGATATGAATGGTCTTCCTACCATTGATACCCTTCCTTCGACTCTAGCTTGTATTGTTGCACTCAAAAAGTGGAACCTTGGAGATACAAATATAAACAAAG GGTTAGCGTTTGTTCGTGAAAATTTGGAGACGCTTCTAAAAGAAAGACATCACAGTCTTCCTCGTTGGTTTACAATTGTTTTCCCTGCAATGGTTGAATTAGCCCAAGCCACAGGTTTAGGTGTTGCCGATGAGGTAAAAGGAGTACTCGCAGATGTTCTACTCAAGAGGGAACAATTTCTTGAAAC GGAAGGAGACGTAAATGATTACCAGTGCTATCCTCCATTACTGTCGTTCCTAGAAGCTTTACCATCCACACGTAACATCGATAGAGAAATCATACTAAAGAGCTTGAACCAGGATGGCTCTTTGTTTCACTCGCCCTCTGCAACAGCTTATGCTTTCATGGCtacaggagagagaaagtgcaaagAATACCTCGAGAGACTTGTTCGAAGATGTCCTCGCGGAG TTCCACCAATGTATCCAATGGATGAAGAGCTCATAAAGCTTAGTTTGGTAAATCAAGTTACGAGGTTAGGATTGGCTGAGCATTTTAGTGGAGAGATTGAAGTGATTTTGTCAGAGGCTTACAG GAGTTACAAGAGGCCACAAACAAGAGTGGATAATTTGAAACCAGCAAAGTTATACAAAGACTCTTTAGCCTTCCGGCTCTTGCGGATGCATGGCTACGATATAACTCcac GGAGCTTCTGTTGGTTTGTGCATGATGAAGAAATCTTGGCTCATATAGAAAGAAACAGTGGATATTTCATGAGTGCAATGCTCAACATTTACAGAGCTACAGATCTTATGTTTTCAGGAGAAAATGAACTGAAGGAGGCAAGATCATTTGCAAGGAAATTGCTTGAGAAAAACATGAGGACGAGATGTGAAGAAGATGGTCTTCTAGAGATGCCAAGCTTTCATGAAGTG GTTGAGCATGAGTTAAGTCTTCCATGGATTGCTCGATTGGATCATCTTGACCATAGATTTTGGATTGAAGCAAATGATCATGTCGATGCTCTTTGGATTGCAAAGGCCTCCTTCTATAG GTTATCATGTCTTCATAATGACAAGCTAATGAAACTAGCTGTGGAGAACTACAAGCTTCGGCAATCGATCTATCAACGAGAACTCGAAGAAGTGACAAG ATGGTCCAAGGAGTGGGGGCTCAGTGAGATGGGTTTTGGCAGGGAGAAAACAACATATTGTTACTTCGCTGTAGCCGCCAGCAGTTCTCTGCCACGTGGTTCAGCTGTTCGATTGATTGTTGCAAAAAGTGCCATACTTATTACGGTTGCAGATGATTTTTTTGACATGAAAGGTTCACTTGACGACTTGCAAAGCTTGAATGAGGCAGTACAAAG ATGGGATGGAAAAGGTTTGTGTGGGCATGGTAGGATTATCTTTGAAGCTCTTGATGGCCTTGTCACTGATATTGCTAAGAAACACCTCCGTCAACAAGGAAGCGACATTACTGACAATCTTCGAGATATT TGGCGGGAAACGTTTGGCTCATGGCTGGTGGAAACTACATGGAGCAACAACGGATTCATACCATCCATGGAGGAATACCTTGAGACTGGCATGATTTCTATTGCCAACCACACAATAGTTCTTCCAGCTTCGTGTTTTCTCAACCCGAATTTACCGAACCACAAACTCAAACCTTCCCAGTACGAACCCGTCACAAAATCGCTAATGGCTTCATCGCGATTATTGAACGACATTCAAAGCTACCAG AAGGAGCAACTAGATGGGAAAGCAAACCTTGTTTTGCTCCACCTAAAAGGCAATCCAAAGGCAGAGATTGAAGACTCAATTTCCTATGTCAAAGGGATGCTAGATGAGAAGAAAACAGAGTTATTGGAGCATGCTTTGATGGATTATGGCTCCAATGATTTGCCCAAACCATGCAAGCTTCTCCACTTATCATGCCTAAAAGTCTTTCAGATGTTTTTCAACTCTTCCAATCGATTCGACTCGGATACAGAACTATTTGATGACATTAAAAGAGGGATTTACATTCCTCCAGAGAATCCAGCCCCTAGACGAATTCCATCTCCTTTCAAAATGGAAACGAAATGTTCAAAAGTTAAGGCTCGTGTGATCGGGGAATCCAAATATCAAGGCAGCAGGAATTTCAATACTGGACAGAACTTTGCACGGAGTGCTACTCCAATACCAGTTGGGCGTGAAAAAGTCATTATCCCACCAAAGTTCGGGTTGTGCTTTCCGGCGACAAAGGATTTCCAGTGGACTGCAGGGGTTAGAGGTAACTTCGGGAGAGCGTTTCTCTTGGGAAGGGGCTATTAG